The following are encoded together in the Choristoneura fumiferana chromosome 4, NRCan_CFum_1, whole genome shotgun sequence genome:
- the LOC141427443 gene encoding glutamate-gated chloride channel-like isoform X25, which yields MGWTCIVARAVAFFLMLNRASALTSDIFAAGKSDKEILDNLLKNSRYDKRLLPPVDGVLTVNVSVLLLSLASPDESSLKYEVEFLLQQQWYDPRLRYSNQSHYDFLNAIHHHEDIWLPDTYFIMHGDFKDPIIPMHFALRIYRNGTINYLMRRHLILSCQGRLNIFPFDDPLCSFALESISYEQSAITYVWKNDEDTLRKSPSLTTLNAYLIQNQTIACPIKASWRGNYSCLKVDLIFTRDRSFYFTTVFIPGIILVTSSFITFWLEWNAVPARVMIGVTTMLNFFTTSNGFRSTLPVVSNLTAMNVWDGVCMCFIYASLLEFVCVNYVGRKRPLHNVVYRPGENPVTQRLPAVLSRIGIILASPLGDKKRESTGAADLVTCTTCTGAPGSCTHTANNGGVSEPCFVQVRKKEPPHPIRVAKTIDVIARITFPTAYAVFLIFFFIHYKAFS from the exons ATGGGTTGGACATGCATCGTGGCACGCGCTGTGGCCTTCTTCCTCATGCTCAACCGCGCCTCGGCACTCACATCCGACAT TTTTGCAGCGGGAAAGTCGGACAAAGAGATATTGGACAACTTATTGAAAAACTCCCGCTATGATAAAAGACTGCTTCCACCAGTAGATG GTGTCCTCACCGTAAATGTTAGCGTGCTACTTCTTAGTTTAGCATCTCCAGATGAATCTAGTCTT AAATACGAAGTAGAATTCCTCCTGCAGCAGCAGTGGTACGACCCGCGCCTGCGTTACTCCAACCAGTCGCACTACGACTTCTTGAACGCCATCCATCACCACGAAGACATATGGCTTCCTGACACCTACTTCATCATGCACGGCGACTTCAAG GACCCGATCATACCAATGCACTTCGCGTTGCGTATTTATCGTAACGGCACTATAAACTATTTGATGCGGCGGCATCTAATCTTGTCCTGTCAGGGGCGGCTCAACATCTTTCCTTTTGATGACCCATTGTGTTCATTTGCCTTAGAAAGTA tatCATACGAGCAATCAGCAATCACTTACGTGTGGAAAAATGACGAGGATACACTCCGAAAGTCACCGTCGTTGACGACGCTGAACGCGTACCTCATCCAAAACCAGACGATCGCTTGCCCGATCAAGGCCAGCTGGAGAG GTAATTACAGCTGCCTGAAGGTGGATCTCATCTTCACGCGGGATAGATCATTTTACTTCACCACTGTTTTCATTCCGGGAATCATTTTGGTGACGTCGTCGTTTATTACTTTTTGGCTGGAATGGAATGCGGTGCCTGCTAGAGTTATGATAG GTGTCACGACCATGTTGAATTTTTTCACGACATCGAATGGTTTCCGTTCCACCCTGCCAGTGGTGTCCAATCTAACGGCCATGAACGTGTGGGACGGCGTGTGTATGTGCTTTATATACGCATCTCTACTCGAGTTCGTGTGTGTCAACTACGTGGGGAGAAAGAGGCCACTGCATAACGTCGTGTATAGACCAGGGGAGAACCCTGTGACACAG CGACTGCCCGCAGTCCTGAGCAGGATTGGCATTATACTGGCCAGCCCTTTG GGAGATAAAAAGAGAGAATCAACGGGTGCTGCAGACCTGGTAACATGTACGACGTGTACTGGTGCACCGGGCTCCTGTACGCACACCGCAAACAATGGCGGAGTATCGGAG CCATGTTTCGTCCAGGTTCGCAAAAAAGAACCACCCCATCCGATTCGCGTGGCCAAGACGATCGACGTCATCGCCCGCATCACCTTCCCCACTGCCTACGCCGTGTTTCTAATTTTCTTCTTTATCCACTATAAAGCCTTTTCTTAA
- the LOC141427443 gene encoding glutamate-gated chloride channel-like isoform X18, which translates to MGWTCIVARAVAFFLMLNRASALTSDIFAAGKSDKEILDNLLKNSRYDKRLLPPVDDPEFCCGLTSPNDSLAQNRVGLSSLRPRSHNRGVLTVNVSVLLLSLASPDESSLKYEVEFLLQQQWYDPRLRYSNQSHYDFLNAIHHHEDIWLPDTYFIMHGDFKDPIIPMHFALRIYRNGTINYLMRRHLILSCQGRLNIFPFDDPLCSFALESISYEQSAITYVWKNDEDTLRKSPSLTTLNAYLIQNQTIACPIKASWRGNYSCLKVDLIFTRDRSFYFTTVFIPGIILVTSSFITFWLEWNAVPARVMIGVTTMLNFFTTSNGFRSTLPVVSNLTAMNVWDGVCMCFIYASLLEFVCVNYVGRKRPLHNVVYRPGENPVTQGDKKRESTGAADLVTCTTCTGAPGSCTHTANNGGVSEPCFVQVRKKEPPHPIRVAKTIDVIARITFPTAYAVFLIFFFIHYKAFS; encoded by the exons ATGGGTTGGACATGCATCGTGGCACGCGCTGTGGCCTTCTTCCTCATGCTCAACCGCGCCTCGGCACTCACATCCGACAT TTTTGCAGCGGGAAAGTCGGACAAAGAGATATTGGACAACTTATTGAAAAACTCCCGCTATGATAAAAGACTGCTTCCACCAGTAGATG ATCCAGAATTTTGTTGTGGCCTAACATCGCCCAATGACTCTCTGGCACAAAATAGGGTCGGACTGTCCTCGCTCCGGCCTCGCTCGCACAATCGCG GTGTCCTCACCGTAAATGTTAGCGTGCTACTTCTTAGTTTAGCATCTCCAGATGAATCTAGTCTT AAATACGAAGTAGAATTCCTCCTGCAGCAGCAGTGGTACGACCCGCGCCTGCGTTACTCCAACCAGTCGCACTACGACTTCTTGAACGCCATCCATCACCACGAAGACATATGGCTTCCTGACACCTACTTCATCATGCACGGCGACTTCAAG GACCCGATCATACCAATGCACTTCGCGTTGCGTATTTATCGTAACGGCACTATAAACTATTTGATGCGGCGGCATCTAATCTTGTCCTGTCAGGGGCGGCTCAACATCTTTCCTTTTGATGACCCATTGTGTTCATTTGCCTTAGAAAGTA tatCATACGAGCAATCAGCAATCACTTACGTGTGGAAAAATGACGAGGATACACTCCGAAAGTCACCGTCGTTGACGACGCTGAACGCGTACCTCATCCAAAACCAGACGATCGCTTGCCCGATCAAGGCCAGCTGGAGAG GTAATTACAGCTGCCTGAAGGTGGATCTCATCTTCACGCGGGATAGATCATTTTACTTCACCACTGTTTTCATTCCGGGAATCATTTTGGTGACGTCGTCGTTTATTACTTTTTGGCTGGAATGGAATGCGGTGCCTGCTAGAGTTATGATAG GTGTCACGACCATGTTGAATTTTTTCACGACATCGAATGGTTTCCGTTCCACCCTGCCAGTGGTGTCCAATCTAACGGCCATGAACGTGTGGGACGGCGTGTGTATGTGCTTTATATACGCATCTCTACTCGAGTTCGTGTGTGTCAACTACGTGGGGAGAAAGAGGCCACTGCATAACGTCGTGTATAGACCAGGGGAGAACCCTGTGACACAG GGAGATAAAAAGAGAGAATCAACGGGTGCTGCAGACCTGGTAACATGTACGACGTGTACTGGTGCACCGGGCTCCTGTACGCACACCGCAAACAATGGCGGAGTATCGGAG CCATGTTTCGTCCAGGTTCGCAAAAAAGAACCACCCCATCCGATTCGCGTGGCCAAGACGATCGACGTCATCGCCCGCATCACCTTCCCCACTGCCTACGCCGTGTTTCTAATTTTCTTCTTTATCCACTATAAAGCCTTTTCTTAA
- the LOC141427443 gene encoding glutamate-gated chloride channel-like isoform X16: protein MGWTCIVARAVAFFLMLNRASALTSDIFAAGKSDKEILDNLLKNSRYDKRLLPPVDGVLTVNVSVLLLSLASPDESSLKYEVEFLLQQQWYDPRLRYSNQSHYDFLNAIHHHEDIWLPDTYFIMHGDFKDPIIPMHFALRIYRNGTINYLMRRHLILSCQGRLNIFPFDDPLCSFALESISYEQSAITYVWKNDEDTLRKSPSLTTLNAYLIQNQTIACPIKASWRAEGNSLYEEDEELTCNLCQRRFEEQGNYSCLKVDLIFTRDRAFYFTTVFIPGIILVTSSFITFWLEWNAVPARSMIGVTTMLNFFTTSNGFRSTLPVVSNLTAMNVWDGVCMCFIYASLLEFVCVNYVGRKRPLHNVVYRPGENPVTQRLPAVLSRIGIILASPLGDKKRESTGAADLVTCTTCTGAPGSCTHTANNGGVSEPCFVQVRKKEPPHPIRVAKTIDVIARITFPTAYAVFLIFFFIHYKAFS, encoded by the exons ATGGGTTGGACATGCATCGTGGCACGCGCTGTGGCCTTCTTCCTCATGCTCAACCGCGCCTCGGCACTCACATCCGACAT TTTTGCAGCGGGAAAGTCGGACAAAGAGATATTGGACAACTTATTGAAAAACTCCCGCTATGATAAAAGACTGCTTCCACCAGTAGATG GTGTCCTCACCGTAAATGTTAGCGTGCTACTTCTTAGTTTAGCATCTCCAGATGAATCTAGTCTT AAATACGAAGTAGAATTCCTCCTGCAGCAGCAGTGGTACGACCCGCGCCTGCGTTACTCCAACCAGTCGCACTACGACTTCTTGAACGCCATCCATCACCACGAAGACATATGGCTTCCTGACACCTACTTCATCATGCACGGCGACTTCAAG GACCCGATCATACCAATGCACTTCGCGTTGCGTATTTATCGTAACGGCACTATAAACTATTTGATGCGGCGGCATCTAATCTTGTCCTGTCAGGGGCGGCTCAACATCTTTCCTTTTGATGACCCATTGTGTTCATTTGCCTTAGAAAGTA tatCATACGAGCAATCAGCAATCACTTACGTGTGGAAAAATGACGAGGATACACTCCGAAAGTCACCGTCGTTGACGACGCTGAACGCGTACCTCATCCAAAACCAGACGATCGCTTGCCCGATCAAGGCCAGCTGGAGAG CTGAGGGTAATTCACTTTACGAAGAAGACGAAGAGCTGACATGTAATCTTTGCCAGAGACGCTTTGAGGAGCAAG GTAACTACAGCTGTTTAAAAGTCGACCTAATCTTTACAAGAGATCGAGCGTTCTACTTTACTACAGTATTTATCCCTGGGATCATATTGGTGACGTCTTCGTTCATCACCTTTTGGTTGGAGTGGAACGCGGTGCCTGCGCGTTCCATGATAG GTGTCACGACCATGTTGAATTTTTTCACGACATCGAATGGTTTCCGTTCCACCCTGCCAGTGGTGTCCAATCTAACGGCCATGAACGTGTGGGACGGCGTGTGTATGTGCTTTATATACGCATCTCTACTCGAGTTCGTGTGTGTCAACTACGTGGGGAGAAAGAGGCCACTGCATAACGTCGTGTATAGACCAGGGGAGAACCCTGTGACACAG CGACTGCCCGCAGTCCTGAGCAGGATTGGCATTATACTGGCCAGCCCTTTG GGAGATAAAAAGAGAGAATCAACGGGTGCTGCAGACCTGGTAACATGTACGACGTGTACTGGTGCACCGGGCTCCTGTACGCACACCGCAAACAATGGCGGAGTATCGGAG CCATGTTTCGTCCAGGTTCGCAAAAAAGAACCACCCCATCCGATTCGCGTGGCCAAGACGATCGACGTCATCGCCCGCATCACCTTCCCCACTGCCTACGCCGTGTTTCTAATTTTCTTCTTTATCCACTATAAAGCCTTTTCTTAA
- the LOC141427443 gene encoding glutamate-gated chloride channel-like isoform X22 has translation MGWTCIVARAVAFFLMLNRASALTSDIFAAGKSDKEILDNLLKNSRYDKRLLPPVDGVLTVNVSVLLLSLASPDESSLKYEVEFLLQQQWYDPRLRYSNQSHYDFLNAIHHHEDIWLPDTYFIMHGDFKDPIIPMHFALRIYRNGTINYLMRRHLILSCQGRLNIFPFDDPLCSFALESISYEQSAITYVWKNDEDTLRKSPSLTTLNAYLIQNQTIACPIKASWRAEGNSLYEEDEELTCNLCQRRFEEQGNYSCLKVDLIFTRDRAFYFTTVFIPGIILVTSSFITFWLEWNAVPARSMIGVTTMLNFFTTSNGFRSTLPVVSNLTAMNVWDGVCMCFIYASLLEFVCVNYVGRKRPLHNVVYRPGENPVTQGDKKRESTGAADLVTCTTCTGAPGSCTHTANNGGVSEPCFVQVRKKEPPHPIRVAKTIDVIARITFPTAYAVFLIFFFIHYKAFS, from the exons ATGGGTTGGACATGCATCGTGGCACGCGCTGTGGCCTTCTTCCTCATGCTCAACCGCGCCTCGGCACTCACATCCGACAT TTTTGCAGCGGGAAAGTCGGACAAAGAGATATTGGACAACTTATTGAAAAACTCCCGCTATGATAAAAGACTGCTTCCACCAGTAGATG GTGTCCTCACCGTAAATGTTAGCGTGCTACTTCTTAGTTTAGCATCTCCAGATGAATCTAGTCTT AAATACGAAGTAGAATTCCTCCTGCAGCAGCAGTGGTACGACCCGCGCCTGCGTTACTCCAACCAGTCGCACTACGACTTCTTGAACGCCATCCATCACCACGAAGACATATGGCTTCCTGACACCTACTTCATCATGCACGGCGACTTCAAG GACCCGATCATACCAATGCACTTCGCGTTGCGTATTTATCGTAACGGCACTATAAACTATTTGATGCGGCGGCATCTAATCTTGTCCTGTCAGGGGCGGCTCAACATCTTTCCTTTTGATGACCCATTGTGTTCATTTGCCTTAGAAAGTA tatCATACGAGCAATCAGCAATCACTTACGTGTGGAAAAATGACGAGGATACACTCCGAAAGTCACCGTCGTTGACGACGCTGAACGCGTACCTCATCCAAAACCAGACGATCGCTTGCCCGATCAAGGCCAGCTGGAGAG CTGAGGGTAATTCACTTTACGAAGAAGACGAAGAGCTGACATGTAATCTTTGCCAGAGACGCTTTGAGGAGCAAG GTAACTACAGCTGTTTAAAAGTCGACCTAATCTTTACAAGAGATCGAGCGTTCTACTTTACTACAGTATTTATCCCTGGGATCATATTGGTGACGTCTTCGTTCATCACCTTTTGGTTGGAGTGGAACGCGGTGCCTGCGCGTTCCATGATAG GTGTCACGACCATGTTGAATTTTTTCACGACATCGAATGGTTTCCGTTCCACCCTGCCAGTGGTGTCCAATCTAACGGCCATGAACGTGTGGGACGGCGTGTGTATGTGCTTTATATACGCATCTCTACTCGAGTTCGTGTGTGTCAACTACGTGGGGAGAAAGAGGCCACTGCATAACGTCGTGTATAGACCAGGGGAGAACCCTGTGACACAG GGAGATAAAAAGAGAGAATCAACGGGTGCTGCAGACCTGGTAACATGTACGACGTGTACTGGTGCACCGGGCTCCTGTACGCACACCGCAAACAATGGCGGAGTATCGGAG CCATGTTTCGTCCAGGTTCGCAAAAAAGAACCACCCCATCCGATTCGCGTGGCCAAGACGATCGACGTCATCGCCCGCATCACCTTCCCCACTGCCTACGCCGTGTTTCTAATTTTCTTCTTTATCCACTATAAAGCCTTTTCTTAA
- the LOC141427443 gene encoding glutamate-gated chloride channel-like isoform X24, with protein sequence MGWTCIVARAVAFFLMLNRASALTSDIFAAGKSDKEILDNLLKNSRYDKRLLPPVDGVLTVNVSVLLLSLASPDESSLKYEVEFLLQQQWYDPRLRYSNQSHYDFLNAIHHHEDIWLPDTYFIMHGDFKDPIIPMHFALRIYRNGTINYLMRRHLILSCQGRLNIFPFDDPLCSFALESISYEQSAITYVWKNDEDTLRKSPSLTTLNAYLIQNQTIACPIKASWRGNYSCLKVDLIFTRDRAFYFTTVFIPGIILVTSSFITFWLEWNAVPARSMIGVTTMLNFFTTSNGFRSTLPVVSNLTAMNVWDGVCMCFIYASLLEFVCVNYVGRKRPLHNVVYRPGENPVTQRLPAVLSRIGIILASPLGDKKRESTGAADLVTCTTCTGAPGSCTHTANNGGVSEPCFVQVRKKEPPHPIRVAKTIDVIARITFPTAYAVFLIFFFIHYKAFS encoded by the exons ATGGGTTGGACATGCATCGTGGCACGCGCTGTGGCCTTCTTCCTCATGCTCAACCGCGCCTCGGCACTCACATCCGACAT TTTTGCAGCGGGAAAGTCGGACAAAGAGATATTGGACAACTTATTGAAAAACTCCCGCTATGATAAAAGACTGCTTCCACCAGTAGATG GTGTCCTCACCGTAAATGTTAGCGTGCTACTTCTTAGTTTAGCATCTCCAGATGAATCTAGTCTT AAATACGAAGTAGAATTCCTCCTGCAGCAGCAGTGGTACGACCCGCGCCTGCGTTACTCCAACCAGTCGCACTACGACTTCTTGAACGCCATCCATCACCACGAAGACATATGGCTTCCTGACACCTACTTCATCATGCACGGCGACTTCAAG GACCCGATCATACCAATGCACTTCGCGTTGCGTATTTATCGTAACGGCACTATAAACTATTTGATGCGGCGGCATCTAATCTTGTCCTGTCAGGGGCGGCTCAACATCTTTCCTTTTGATGACCCATTGTGTTCATTTGCCTTAGAAAGTA tatCATACGAGCAATCAGCAATCACTTACGTGTGGAAAAATGACGAGGATACACTCCGAAAGTCACCGTCGTTGACGACGCTGAACGCGTACCTCATCCAAAACCAGACGATCGCTTGCCCGATCAAGGCCAGCTGGAGAG GTAACTACAGCTGTTTAAAAGTCGACCTAATCTTTACAAGAGATCGAGCGTTCTACTTTACTACAGTATTTATCCCTGGGATCATATTGGTGACGTCTTCGTTCATCACCTTTTGGTTGGAGTGGAACGCGGTGCCTGCGCGTTCCATGATAG GTGTCACGACCATGTTGAATTTTTTCACGACATCGAATGGTTTCCGTTCCACCCTGCCAGTGGTGTCCAATCTAACGGCCATGAACGTGTGGGACGGCGTGTGTATGTGCTTTATATACGCATCTCTACTCGAGTTCGTGTGTGTCAACTACGTGGGGAGAAAGAGGCCACTGCATAACGTCGTGTATAGACCAGGGGAGAACCCTGTGACACAG CGACTGCCCGCAGTCCTGAGCAGGATTGGCATTATACTGGCCAGCCCTTTG GGAGATAAAAAGAGAGAATCAACGGGTGCTGCAGACCTGGTAACATGTACGACGTGTACTGGTGCACCGGGCTCCTGTACGCACACCGCAAACAATGGCGGAGTATCGGAG CCATGTTTCGTCCAGGTTCGCAAAAAAGAACCACCCCATCCGATTCGCGTGGCCAAGACGATCGACGTCATCGCCCGCATCACCTTCCCCACTGCCTACGCCGTGTTTCTAATTTTCTTCTTTATCCACTATAAAGCCTTTTCTTAA
- the LOC141427443 gene encoding glutamate-gated chloride channel-like isoform X5 — MGWTCIVARAVAFFLMLNRASALTSDIFAAGKSDKEILDNLLKNSRYDKRLLPPVDDPEFCCGLTSPNDSLAQNRVGLSSLRPRSHNRGVLTVNVSVLLLSLASPDESSLKYEVEFLLQQQWYDPRLRYSNQSHYDFLNAIHHHEDIWLPDTYFIMHGDFKDPIIPMHFALRIYRNGTINYLMRRHLILSCQGRLNIFPFDDPLCSFALESISYEQSAITYVWKNDEDTLRKSPSLTTLNAYLIQNQTIACPIKASWRGNYSCLKVDLIFTRDRAFYFTTVFIPGIILVTSSFITFWLEWNAVPARSMIGNYSCLKVDLIFTRDRSFYFTTVFIPGIILVTSSFITFWLEWNAVPARVMIGVTTMLNFFTTSNGFRSTLPVVSNLTAMNVWDGVCMCFIYASLLEFVCVNYVGRKRPLHNVVYRPGENPVTQRLPAVLSRIGIILASPLGDKKRESTGAADLVTCTTCTGAPGSCTHTANNGGVSEPCFVQVRKKEPPHPIRVAKTIDVIARITFPTAYAVFLIFFFIHYKAFS, encoded by the exons ATGGGTTGGACATGCATCGTGGCACGCGCTGTGGCCTTCTTCCTCATGCTCAACCGCGCCTCGGCACTCACATCCGACAT TTTTGCAGCGGGAAAGTCGGACAAAGAGATATTGGACAACTTATTGAAAAACTCCCGCTATGATAAAAGACTGCTTCCACCAGTAGATG ATCCAGAATTTTGTTGTGGCCTAACATCGCCCAATGACTCTCTGGCACAAAATAGGGTCGGACTGTCCTCGCTCCGGCCTCGCTCGCACAATCGCG GTGTCCTCACCGTAAATGTTAGCGTGCTACTTCTTAGTTTAGCATCTCCAGATGAATCTAGTCTT AAATACGAAGTAGAATTCCTCCTGCAGCAGCAGTGGTACGACCCGCGCCTGCGTTACTCCAACCAGTCGCACTACGACTTCTTGAACGCCATCCATCACCACGAAGACATATGGCTTCCTGACACCTACTTCATCATGCACGGCGACTTCAAG GACCCGATCATACCAATGCACTTCGCGTTGCGTATTTATCGTAACGGCACTATAAACTATTTGATGCGGCGGCATCTAATCTTGTCCTGTCAGGGGCGGCTCAACATCTTTCCTTTTGATGACCCATTGTGTTCATTTGCCTTAGAAAGTA tatCATACGAGCAATCAGCAATCACTTACGTGTGGAAAAATGACGAGGATACACTCCGAAAGTCACCGTCGTTGACGACGCTGAACGCGTACCTCATCCAAAACCAGACGATCGCTTGCCCGATCAAGGCCAGCTGGAGAG GTAACTACAGCTGTTTAAAAGTCGACCTAATCTTTACAAGAGATCGAGCGTTCTACTTTACTACAGTATTTATCCCTGGGATCATATTGGTGACGTCTTCGTTCATCACCTTTTGGTTGGAGTGGAACGCGGTGCCTGCGCGTTCCATGATAG GTAATTACAGCTGCCTGAAGGTGGATCTCATCTTCACGCGGGATAGATCATTTTACTTCACCACTGTTTTCATTCCGGGAATCATTTTGGTGACGTCGTCGTTTATTACTTTTTGGCTGGAATGGAATGCGGTGCCTGCTAGAGTTATGATAG GTGTCACGACCATGTTGAATTTTTTCACGACATCGAATGGTTTCCGTTCCACCCTGCCAGTGGTGTCCAATCTAACGGCCATGAACGTGTGGGACGGCGTGTGTATGTGCTTTATATACGCATCTCTACTCGAGTTCGTGTGTGTCAACTACGTGGGGAGAAAGAGGCCACTGCATAACGTCGTGTATAGACCAGGGGAGAACCCTGTGACACAG CGACTGCCCGCAGTCCTGAGCAGGATTGGCATTATACTGGCCAGCCCTTTG GGAGATAAAAAGAGAGAATCAACGGGTGCTGCAGACCTGGTAACATGTACGACGTGTACTGGTGCACCGGGCTCCTGTACGCACACCGCAAACAATGGCGGAGTATCGGAG CCATGTTTCGTCCAGGTTCGCAAAAAAGAACCACCCCATCCGATTCGCGTGGCCAAGACGATCGACGTCATCGCCCGCATCACCTTCCCCACTGCCTACGCCGTGTTTCTAATTTTCTTCTTTATCCACTATAAAGCCTTTTCTTAA
- the LOC141427443 gene encoding glutamate-gated chloride channel-like isoform X17, with product MGWTCIVARAVAFFLMLNRASALTSDIFAAGKSDKEILDNLLKNSRYDKRLLPPVDGVLTVNVSVLLLSLASPDESSLKYEVEFLLQQQWYDPRLRYSNQSHYDFLNAIHHHEDIWLPDTYFIMHGDFKDPIIPMHFALRIYRNGTINYLMRRHLILSCQGRLNIFPFDDPLCSFALESISYEQSAITYVWKNDEDTLRKSPSLTTLNAYLIQNQTIACPIKASWRAEGNSLYEEDEELTCNLCQRRFEEQGNYSCLKVDLIFTRDRSFYFTTVFIPGIILVTSSFITFWLEWNAVPARVMIGVTTMLNFFTTSNGFRSTLPVVSNLTAMNVWDGVCMCFIYASLLEFVCVNYVGRKRPLHNVVYRPGENPVTQRLPAVLSRIGIILASPLGDKKRESTGAADLVTCTTCTGAPGSCTHTANNGGVSEPCFVQVRKKEPPHPIRVAKTIDVIARITFPTAYAVFLIFFFIHYKAFS from the exons ATGGGTTGGACATGCATCGTGGCACGCGCTGTGGCCTTCTTCCTCATGCTCAACCGCGCCTCGGCACTCACATCCGACAT TTTTGCAGCGGGAAAGTCGGACAAAGAGATATTGGACAACTTATTGAAAAACTCCCGCTATGATAAAAGACTGCTTCCACCAGTAGATG GTGTCCTCACCGTAAATGTTAGCGTGCTACTTCTTAGTTTAGCATCTCCAGATGAATCTAGTCTT AAATACGAAGTAGAATTCCTCCTGCAGCAGCAGTGGTACGACCCGCGCCTGCGTTACTCCAACCAGTCGCACTACGACTTCTTGAACGCCATCCATCACCACGAAGACATATGGCTTCCTGACACCTACTTCATCATGCACGGCGACTTCAAG GACCCGATCATACCAATGCACTTCGCGTTGCGTATTTATCGTAACGGCACTATAAACTATTTGATGCGGCGGCATCTAATCTTGTCCTGTCAGGGGCGGCTCAACATCTTTCCTTTTGATGACCCATTGTGTTCATTTGCCTTAGAAAGTA tatCATACGAGCAATCAGCAATCACTTACGTGTGGAAAAATGACGAGGATACACTCCGAAAGTCACCGTCGTTGACGACGCTGAACGCGTACCTCATCCAAAACCAGACGATCGCTTGCCCGATCAAGGCCAGCTGGAGAG CTGAGGGTAATTCACTTTACGAAGAAGACGAAGAGCTGACATGTAATCTTTGCCAGAGACGCTTTGAGGAGCAAG GTAATTACAGCTGCCTGAAGGTGGATCTCATCTTCACGCGGGATAGATCATTTTACTTCACCACTGTTTTCATTCCGGGAATCATTTTGGTGACGTCGTCGTTTATTACTTTTTGGCTGGAATGGAATGCGGTGCCTGCTAGAGTTATGATAG GTGTCACGACCATGTTGAATTTTTTCACGACATCGAATGGTTTCCGTTCCACCCTGCCAGTGGTGTCCAATCTAACGGCCATGAACGTGTGGGACGGCGTGTGTATGTGCTTTATATACGCATCTCTACTCGAGTTCGTGTGTGTCAACTACGTGGGGAGAAAGAGGCCACTGCATAACGTCGTGTATAGACCAGGGGAGAACCCTGTGACACAG CGACTGCCCGCAGTCCTGAGCAGGATTGGCATTATACTGGCCAGCCCTTTG GGAGATAAAAAGAGAGAATCAACGGGTGCTGCAGACCTGGTAACATGTACGACGTGTACTGGTGCACCGGGCTCCTGTACGCACACCGCAAACAATGGCGGAGTATCGGAG CCATGTTTCGTCCAGGTTCGCAAAAAAGAACCACCCCATCCGATTCGCGTGGCCAAGACGATCGACGTCATCGCCCGCATCACCTTCCCCACTGCCTACGCCGTGTTTCTAATTTTCTTCTTTATCCACTATAAAGCCTTTTCTTAA